GGAGAAAAAGAGTCATGGTTGCTGGAAAATCAGTGATTCTCAGAATCGTCATTAACTATTGAGATTGTCGTTTGGTTCTTATCCTTCTAAATCCTGCCCCACTCCCCGAGTGTCAAGTCTAGGTAAAAATCAATCCACTGCGACAAGTGATTGCGACCTGATATTAATGTTATCTAGCTAGCTTTATTAACCAATAATTAACCATTATCAAGGGTTTACGTTGCttatagaataaaaaaagcCGAAGTATTGAGCGATCCTCTGAAATGTTGTGTGAACATAAGACGTGACTCATCACATTTGtttttcccaaaagaaaattatattcattactCAAAAAGATACATAAGAAATACATAGTCTTCATAATAAAGCAAATCAAAACAGAGCAAGAATACTAAAGGCAAAGCCAAATTCAAAAACCAATGAGAATTAACAGAGCTCCGGTAAAGATAAGAACGAGTGGTTCTATCAAGCAAAACAATCGATGGCTAATCACTAGATCCCATGTTTTTGTCAGTAATGAGCACATGCTAGAATTTCTTCTCCAAAACTATGACGTTGCCAATTGTAGTGCGCACCTAGGTTTGATTTCCATTACACCAACACCATACGGAAACAATCAAGATAGGTTGAACAAACAATATCTAACAGGCGGAGGAACAAAACTTTGTGATTCAATGAGACACAAAAGCTTCTGCAATCATCATTGAAGCTAGAGACAAAGAATCTATACACAAACAAGGTAGATGGGTATTGAATCCCCAAAAGTATATTTAGTAAACTTCTAGAcctaaattgagagagaatagAACCTAGAACTCGATCAAGAGTGTTCAAGCTCTCAAATTGAAAACTAGATTGGGAGAAAATAGCTCCCAAATCTAAAATgtgagagaagaaaagggaagaaaagaacaataaaaagcaaacaaaatcaataaaagagGAAGGGGAGGGTGAGACTAGCCCAAACCCTCTCTCATTgctgaaggttgaagaagatgatatataaaaaagagacggggagaaagaaaagactTTTCGGCTCCCAAAAGCaatagaattattttacttattgcATGTTCACCTGCAATAGATGCTACTTAATCTTTTGCAATAAAGGTGAAAGGGTTGATATCTTCACGATGTATATGTATACACTCATCTAAGCAGCTAACTGGACAAAAAGATTGCATAGAATTGTCACGATGTATTCCGCCGGAGGGAGTGGAGACGCGCCTGACACTTGTGGCCCTCCGTCCCAGGGGGATCCCCAAAATTTATGAAACAAAAAGATTGTCGTCCGACGTACATTTTTGCCGTCAATGAGATGGCGgatcatttaaaaaatgtcaCTGATTTCAAGGGAGTTTTTCTTATACAAAAGTGTAAAGATTTTCTTGCACATGCTTGTTAGggggaaattacaaaaatagtcataaatttattatataaataccaATTCACTCCTACACATAGCCAATTttattctaaacattttgacaatttatgaTCATGTTGGTTAATTTTGGCCGATAAGCACTAACAATTTGCattgtcttttaatttttatatatattttttaaaaaattctttttctattctttacttctttgtttttccttctccctttgCCATTCACCAAGCCTTGGTAATGGTTGGTGACCAGCCATAAGCAAGGGCTGATGAGGTTCAACCTTGTTAACTGCGACtaaggcttgagcttgcatgAGGTTAGCAAGGTCGACCCTTGCTAGAAGCTAGTGACCAACGAagggagaaaggagaaaaaaaaaagagaaagataagaaaagaaagtaaaatttaaaaaaatttaaaaaattgttcatgtcatcGCTAACCACTCTACGATCATGCCATGTGGGATGGCTAGCTTTTATATCTACGATTGTCGACCAAACTTGGTCAGAAGAATTAAACTAGCAGAtcgtaaaaaaatttagaaccaataaatttaggagtttttggacaatttcccgaACCTCTAAATTGGTATGAAAATGGCTAATTCACCTGCTTTTCCTTCGCCCTGGCAAAATTGTTATTTAATTGAATAAGATGGCTATTTcgcaagtgagagagagaaaggctaGGACTCACCGTGAGAGAGATTGAGAGGGTCGCGATGTTCCTAGCCTTAAACACGGCCATGTTCTTAGTCAATTTGCTTTTGGAGAATGACTGAATTAGAGGTGGAACCCATAAGTCCCCTATTTTGTCCTTTGTGATGGCGATTTACACTGCAATATATTACGaccatttttactttttcccttttttcaattttatctttgcaCATATCTTCTTACCTTATTTCGAAGctcaaataatatattaaacCTTCGCGAAAAAATAAAGGGCAGTTTCCTTTTAATTTAAAACAAGTCTAAATAGACAGGactcaattattaaaaaaaaaaaattaatagaatttTTGGAGTCACATATCCCGGTGGAACccaataatttcattttcaaaacttATTTGCATAACTCGAGTCTCAATCTTCAGAAAATGTTTATTGCATCAGATACATGATTTTAGAATGGCTCTGAGAGAAACAAGTCGACCGTAGTTAGGAGTTTTCAAAAGGTGAAATGCAAATTTCCTCGAGATGATTGGTCGGTATGACTGATCGATTACATTATTTAAACATAAGATCCATAAAGGATAGGCTTTCTCCCTCAACCTCGCGTTTgtcatgctcttcatcaacctTGCCTTCTGGAATCCTCAAACACGAAGGAATATGGAAATTCCATGTGACACTACCTCAATCAATTTCGATATttgcctatgaatctttattAAATAACAACTAGCTAAAATTCTCGAAAGGAAATTTGAGGAATAACTCGGGGCCAATGGGCCCATTCATCACGGGGTCTACAAAACTATCATTTGCCATTCCATCAAGAAGTGGAAAGAAGCAAAGTGAAAGATACAGAAGACGTAGAACATTGCAACGCAAATGaaacatttcaaaaataattgaatGGCACGTGTCTAAGTGAGATAGGTCTAATCCTACAATAAATTAACGTGCCTACTCCTTCTCACCATGCAAGAACCGCAGAAAACATGTCTCCGAAAAACATCCTAGTGTTTTTCCTGCTTCTAGTGGTGCTCACCACTGCCGCTCTCGCCGACCATGGCCCTCCGCATAAGCCACCGCCGCATAAGCCGCCACCACATAAGCCACCTCCGACAGAGGAAAGCACCACCCTTGACCAAACCCTTACCACCTTTGATGGTGGCAAGAAGAAACCACCACCAAAAGAGAAACCTCCAATGGAAGAAACTGCCACCCTTGATGAGGAAACCCTGACCACCTTGGACGGTGGCAAGCCTCCCAAGAAGAAGCCTCCACCAATAAAGCCACCACCAAAGCACAAGCCTCCAGCAGGTGTTGAGGACGCCCACAAGCCACCCGGTGGTTATAGCCGTAGGCCGCGGCCACCACCTTCGAACTAATCATAAGTAGCCAAGTTCGTCTCATGGCATATGCAGAACGTGGTGTACTAGAATAAGAGCTTGTATTCAATCAGTTGGTCATGACTACTGCAATTTCATGCTATCAATAACGTCTCGTCATGTAATTCACAGTCATGCAGTCTGGCCTACTAGATCTCGGGCAAGTTAATGTGCATGAGACATGTGTGTATCCATCTTCTGAGTGTTGTAAACTTAAATATAAGTGGTTCGCTCTTTATGTTATTAACTTCTTCTCTCGCATAATTGTAGGTGTTTCATAGCATTGACATGGGCACACGCCAGTCGTTGATAATAACTTTCATCTCATCCTCATGTGATTAAATGCTCACGGCACGGTTGGCCAAAAATGTCTAAAAGCACTCTATTCAAATATATACTCTCCTCACTTTTCTCTTTCAGTTTACACCAAAAACTTAGCTAAGTCCACGGCGTAATACTGATTCAAATAAACGTGTAACCTGTACAAGGTGTGACCATTGGTGGGACACCGACACGTAAGCCTTTATCAATGGCTATACCGATCGCAAGAACTCCTGTCGATGGCTATGCTTATCAATGACCATGATCAGTTATTGACATAGATAGTGGTTGGTTGCCGATTAGCAAAATTGGCTGAGGAAGATGGTGATTGAAAGGTGTAGATAAACAGTCAAATGATTAATCACTCGAAATTTAACCGTTCGACAAGTAGAAGTGGAAGATCATGATGCGATTATAAAGAAAAACTACCCATGGATGGAAAATCGTGGTATATGGAGCTGGAAATTTCGGAGATGTGAAAACATAGCCAGATCCGCTGGAGATCTGATTACGGATAGTTATGTTGCGAGTACTGTAAATACCAGTGTTTGTCTACTATAAGCCTCCCCTTGCCCACATATAAAACAAACAAATCTtcttatctttcaattatatttCAATTCCTATATCATAGTCCTAGCTGTAATTTTGAGATATCTCATAGTCAGTTAAATTCAGGCATGTATTTTAGCCGtctctgttggagaaatcctcttgaagtgttttgaagttgacaaaacgtttccatcagtctagtctgaaggcttgcagactctgctatttaaagtctaaagacctccggacagccagactcaagactcaaagtctatcctcattgacagtttctaatccgttgaagaaaggctatccagaactggatgtttcattaagcatgtggccttatcgactggagaatacctcttggctggatataacataacggaatcatttatttgatcataattgattcgaagattaaggatccgatgattggcaaagtatacttggaaggttctacttatggaaaccgagatcctgattgtatggatgaacatgattgatgggttatcgacatgttcctttaatagctcgaatgattttcctaattgattccgtccaacgggtagattggagaaattcctttggtaagtgccaacgggtatgatggcatgaaggagtatataaggaagacgttccagttgttcgagtgtgtgcacgatagaagaattccaaaatctgaagctccttgttcttagtcaattcatttgttgagcaaaatcttgtaaacaaaagagagtctatattagtgagaaaccttgaggaagtgtggtagaacatctacactgtggaatcaaggaaaatctgtgctgtaacttctcttttgttcatagtgaaatccagccggtgggctgtcagtgcggaagagtggacgtacgcttggaataagccgaaccactataaatcttgtgttcaattttctcttccctaacctttactttactttgatcgtattttcttttctatcgtttgcctagaatcgctttcgtatctcgagaaattgtttgtgcacctattcacccccctctaggtgcttatactagctatctcagtcTCATCATGTTTTAGCTATTGTAATTTGTAAAGTGTACGTGTTTTGGGTCCGTGAGTTCATATTCTTATGTTGATGAAATGCTTCTCTAATATGTAAGCCCAGAAAAGATGCGCCTTAATATATTCCAACCTTCTAGTGATAAGTTCGAGCCATGAGaaggttatttttttatttaaatatatatcaaaTCCATTTTAAATTCGACATATAGAAGGCTAATCTAATTTCGGTCATCTAATCgactaatttcttcaattaaattGATCTCTCATGAAGACTATCCTAATTCGATTGGACAACTACAGTTGCAAATAAGAATTGCAGAGCATTGGATTATTTTGCAGAATTCTGTGTTTGGCTCAAAATTTTTGCTGTTCATGATGTATTAAAGAAACTACATTGAAATAAGTCATGTTAGGGAAGAGTATAATTTAACATGCTTTCTCTAGTTCTTCCTTTTCTAAGTTTGAACGTAATAAGTGATAAAATCTTGATATACTTTCTCTTTACCCATCTTCTAACTTTTAAACTGTACATAGAGAGAAAATCGAAATTGGGAGATGATGAAGGATAATTGAAAacgttttctttaatttattcttttgttaAGGTTTAAAGTCAATAAAATACCAAATGTTCATGTAATTTCTCTTGATGACAAATCATTTGTCCCGCCCACACCTATTGAAGGATAAAAAGATCAGCAAAATTTTATCCTCTTGCCATTTACAATAACCAAACAACACTCTTATATAGGAAAAAACTCATTCACATAGCGACATAAATGATTCAACAGCATGCAAGGATCTTCCCACAGATGAAGTATTGATTCTCCCAGAGCGTCCTAACTCTGCTTGATGCCTAATTTGCGTTAGAATCGCAAGAATCTTCACTCTTCAAAAGCGAAAAGTATATCTGCACGCCTAAAGCCTTCCATAGATAAAAAGCTAAAGTTGCTACCCCTTACCTCGGGTAGAATCAACAAACTTACTTTGCTAGTTGTACAAGGTTCTGATAGATGTTGTCCAAATCGTTTTTTTGCGTAATTTTGTGAGCTTTTGTTTCGATGGAGGAGCATCATCCTTGTGGCCAGGCTCTAACAGTTATAGCGAATGGTGATGGTGAATGGCTCTGAGGCAAGCAAATGAGAGCTCGGTAATGGAGCAAGTTTCACTCACCAAGTTCTCTAGGATGCTCGTGCAAGGCCCTCATCAAAATCTATAAAAGCAATGTGATATTGTATTTGTACAATCGGCTTTCAGGATCATCATACAATTACACAACTGCAACGAGACTACTGGCATGACATGCAAATTTTGTTGAGCTTGCTTTAGGTGCATTTTCAGTGCATAGTTTTTTGCCTAGCATGGCATCTCCGCATAATACTTTATGAACAAGATTCTACAAAAGAGTAAGGATCACGCCTGACAACACGATGGATCTAAAATCGCGAGGAGCCATCACTAATCATTAAGGAATCCAAGAAGAAGTTAGATCCAGGATGACAGCATCGGATCCATGCCCACcccgaagaaaagaagaaagggtgCACCATATGATCAATCTTGTGATGAAGAGAGAGCCCCAAAGCAGGTAATTGAGGTCAAAGCAAAATTGGAGGTTCATCCCATCTAATGGGCTCTCACATGCCACAAGCCAAAGTAAAGGGGTAAAATTATCCCAATCAGTCTTATACTTATTGTAtggatattaattcaattttaaacttttcaattttgttaatttagtcctaagtGTTTGCACAAAAATCTAATATTATCCTTCTGGTCAATTTTTACCTATTAATATCTCAATTTTGACAACCAAAATTAGTCACTTATTGCATAGGAAAAATTAGGAGTTGGTCCCGATCTCTAAATGAAATAATTGGCAttgcataattttttcattCTCATTGCTTTTAGTAGATAATATGTCTGTATGGAGTGTCATCTTAGACAAGATCACTAATTTCCATCAACCAACTCGTCATGTGACTCGTCCTAATTTTTTCATACGCAAAGCGTGATTCAGGCTCGCGTTTTCAACTGCGCCCAAAACATTGGGGCAACTGAAATTGACATGACAGAAGGAAAGACATAAGCTTCGAGAAAAAATCCCATGGAATCTATGTGGACGTTCCCCCACAGAGGAAGAGGATGGTAAGAAAAGATGAGGGAAATAGAGAGAGGCTGGTTCTTCTTTGTGACTGCCATTGCCTTGCCGTCGCGCATCGCACACTGTCGCCACCCCCTTGCTGAGTTCCCGCCATCCACTGCCTTGACGTCCAACTGCTATTGCCATTGACTCACCCACCTAGCTTCGTGGCCGATGAAGCCTCCTCCCACTTCGCCATCAATGCCCACCAATTGCCCAACGCTCCCAGCTTCCCTGGGACGCGCAGTGCTGCTGCGAGCTCCTGCACTCATCACTTGCTTAGCCGTAATTAATAACTGCTGAACCTGTCTCCTCACTCCTCACAAGCCCAGCAGCCTCGCCATGCCTCATCTCAATCCTCGAGACTGTTAAGTATAAAGGAACAAAATATGCTGTAGAAGAATGGAAACAGCACGTGTTGGAAAAACAGAAACAGAGGACTTGGCAATACATCAAAAGCAGAGGACTTGGCGATACAGCAAATGACTTGGATCGCCAAGTCATAAGATTTAATCAACGGCAAAGATCTTATAAGGAAGACCAGCCTAGATCGACATCAATGAATGAGATGCTCAAATAATAAATGACTTGGATCACTAAGTCATAAGCGTAGTCAATTAGGCTTTTCTATTAAGTAGTTGCTGTATTCGGTTTTCCCTTGTAACCGAGTTTTGTTAAATTCTTAGATATAAATACTCTTCTTGCTTTACATAAGAAGATATAGAAAAACAGATAgaggggaaaagagaagagaaaagcatAGAGAAAAGAGAATTTGGATCATCAACAAATGCTGAGCAATCTCtgtattgaagaagaagattcgAAGAATAGTTGACAGCTGAAGATCAAAGTGCTGAAGCAAATCAAGTAAGATTGTTCTTAGAAGATAGAACAGAGGAATTGTATTCTTTTCTGTTTCAATTGTACAGAGTTACAATGATATAATCACCATACTGGAATACAAATGTTCTTCAGAGTCGACCGCTTGATCTTGTTtgagttcttcatctttctcatggtatcagagcagtaGGTTGATTGTCTGATAGCTTGTTTTGAACTGGAAGTTTGTGGCAATGGCAATAAAAACACCAAAATATCCTTTTCCAATCCACGTAAACATTTAGAATTTTGTCACAATCAAGCTCGCCGAAGATAATTTTCTGTTGTGGCAAGCTCAAATCCAAAGGTTTCTGAAGAGTCAAGACCTCTTTGGTTTTGTTAATGGTGATGTTATTTCTCCTCCACGAATGTTGCAAAATGATGATGAAGGATGTGACTCAGAACTTGTTAATCCTGATTACGCTGATTGGACAAGAGCAGATCAGTTGATATCATCATGGATTAGTGGGGCTGTTCTGAGAACATTTTGAGTCTAATCATTGGTTTAGAGACATCCTTTGAGGTATGGCAGTCTCTTCTAAAACGATTTACAcaaaaatcaatagcaaaggAGTTCGAACTTAGAGGAAAATTACAGTCCTGCCAAAAACTTGATCAAACCCTCTCTACTTATCTCAGAGAATACAAATCTATATGTGATCAGTTGAATGCTATTGGTAAACTAGTGGATGAAATAACCAAAATCTTTGGTATACTTGGAAGGATTGGGTCAGAATATGAGAATCTTCGAACCACCATATATTGTTTGAAGCCTCAACTCGATTATGATGAAGTTATAGCTCAATTTGGAGAGATTTGAATCAAGGATGAAGACTTATTCCAGAAGTCAGTTCAATCCCAGTTTGGCCTATCTCGGGCAAAGAAAGTCTCAAATGTACCCTAAAGAGAATGCTGATGGAGAATACCTTTCACAAACTTCTGGTTTTCTAGCTCAGAGAGGAAGTTATAGGGGTGGCCGTAGCTTTGGTCGAGGCGGAGCTATTAGTAATAGAGGACGAGGTTTTGGTTATGTTGAAAGAAATCAGAATTACAGAGAAGATGCAGCAATTCAAGGGCAAGGAGATCAATATCTAAGACAAAGGAATGTCTTCTCTACAGCTACTCAGGGATTTCGACCTTATGCCACATACTCTCAAAGGTATCAAAACAACAAATCTTATCCCCCTCTTCTGTTAAACTCAAGGAAAAGTTTGCAGGATGAGAAAGACACAGGGGTTGCTAGATTGGAATGTCAAATATGTAAACGACCTGGGCATGATGCTCTCCGCTGTTGGTATCGCTTTGACAATTCCTATCAAGTAGAGGATATTCCCAGCTCGACAGCAATTCATATCGAAGATCCAAAAGGAAGTGAATGGTACCCTGATACAGGAGCTACTGCTCACATCAGTGCGAATCCTGGTATTCTTCAAACTCTTTCTAAATATCAAGGTCTCGATACAGTGATGGTTGGAAATGGATCTTGTTTACCTGTTACACATATTGGTAACACTTACCTAAAAACATAAGTAAATACATTACCTCTTAATGATGTTCTTATAGTaccagaaataaagaagaatcttctttcTGTGTCTAAACTCACTGATGACTATCCTTGCACATTTATCTTTGATAAACTTGGtgtttatgtaaaggacaacaataccAAGGTGACAATTCAGCTCGGAAGGAAGACTAAGGGCCTTTATCAAGTCGATACATGGACTGCAGCAGCCATTTTCACTCAAAGACAAAGAACAGTCAATGCAGAAATATGGCACCAAAGACTGGCTCATGCCAATACACAAATAGTGGATCACCTACATCATCAGAAACTGATTCATGTTAATTCAGTTTCTTCAAAAATCTGCAGCAGCTGTCAAATAGCAAAAAGTACAGCTCTATCATTTCCTTTGTCAAACTCTATATCAACTTCGTCATTAGAAAAGATCCACTGTGATATTTGGGGGCCTTCACCAGTTGATTCatttcaaaagtttagatactatgtgatttttgttgacagTTTCTCACGATATAGTTGGTTATATCCAATGAAGTTGAAATCTGAGTTCTTTGATATCTTTGTTCGATTCAGGGACGTTAGTTGAAAGACAATACAATcacaagatcaaaattttccaaagtgatggaggaggagagtttGTAAGTAGGAGATTTCAAAAACATCTGCAAAGCTGTGGAATAAAACAACATCTATCTTGTCCTCACACTCCCGAACAGAATGGAGTCTTAGAAAGGAAACATAGAAATATTGTTGAATTAGGATTGGCTATGATATATCACTCCAAGGTCCCACTGAAGTTTTGGGTGGATGCTTTTGTTACAGCAAATTACATTGTAAACAGACTTCCAACACCAAAACTAAAAATGGATACACCCTATAGTAAGATTCATAACACTCAACCACAATATGATCATTTGAGGGTGTTTGGTTGTGCCTGTTATCCATGCTTaagatcatattcaaaacataAGTTCGATCCTAGATCCCTTACCTGTGTTTTTCTGGGATATAGTGATTTGCATAAAGGCTATAGATGTCTTGTGCCTACTGATAATCGTATATATATCAGTAGACATGTGATCTTCGATGAAACATTGTTTCCCTTCACAAAAACTGTGATCAATGAGTATGGTCAATATACTCCTTTGTATAGACAGTGGATTGAAGGAGTAAAATTGCTCGAATCCTCAAGCACTGACACAACAAGCAAAAGTATTTCCCATCAGTCAGTAAGAAGAAGTCAGTATCATCCTAATATGGATAGTTATGACAATGAACAGATGCACCAACATACTTCATCAGCATCAATGCAGCTTCAAGATACTCCATTAACACCAAGGCAGAATGATGCTATCACAGAAACTCGATCTGGTCAgagttcttcatctttctcaagTACTCTGCCTATCAATAATAGTCCTGACATAGAACAACATACTCTTGATCTATCTTCTTCTCAGAGAAATTTTGGTAATCATCCTATGCAGACCCGACTCAAATCAGGTATTATTAAGCCAAATCCAAAATATGCTTGCTTGGCTGAGTATCGAGTTCCTATGGAACCAAGATCCATCAAGTTAGCATTAGCTTATAAGGGTTGGCACAATGCAATGCAAGAAGAGATGAATGCTCTGTATGATAATCATACCTGGACATTGGTTCCAAGAACAGACCAGATGAATGTTGTAGGCTGTAAgtgggtctttaagaccaagcTCGCACCAGATGGTAGTCTAGAAAGACTCAAGGCTCGTTTGGTAGCCAAAGGATTCCATCAGGAAGCAGGACTTGACTTTACTGAGACATTCAGTCCTGTTGTGAAACATGCTACAGTTCGCATAGTACTCTCTGTAGCTCTCACAAGACAATGGACaatacatcaacttgatgtgaagaatgcctttcttcatggagacTTAAATGAAACTGTttatatggaacagccacctGGCTTCATTCATCCTCAAAAATCAAGCCATGTCTGCCTTCTTCACAAGTCGTTatatggacttcgacaagcaCCAAGAGCTTGGTTTGACAAATTTAGCAACTTCCTTCTTGAAATTGGTTTTTTCTGTAGTACAGCCGATCCATCTTTGTTTGTGCTCCATATTGAGTCGGATACAGTGTTATTGCttctttatgttgatgatatcattctaACAGGAAGCTCTCCTCAGCTCTTAACTGCATTAATCCAGAATCTTAGTcttcattttcatatgaaaGACCTTGGATATTTTCACTACTTCTTAGGTATTGAAGTTAAACGTACTTTACAGACCTTGTTCTTATGTCAAACAAAATATGCAGTCGACCTACTCAAACGGGCACATATGACAGATTGCAAACCAATTTCTACACCTTTGCCACTACGGTCAATTGCTATGGCCAATGCTGAAGTTCCTCTGCTAGATCCTATTGAATACAGAAGCTTGGTAGGTGGTCTTCAATACTTGACTATCACTCGACCAGATCTAGCATTTGCAACAAATCTCCTCTGTCAGAAGATGCAACATCCCACAATGGCagattttcatcaattaaaaagaGTTTTACGATATGTCAAAGGAACTGTTCATCTTGGATATTATCTTCATTCCAACAGTTTGACAAATCTCTATGGTttttcagatgctgattgggcaaGTTGTCCTACTACTCGACGATCTACTATAGGATTCTGCACTTTCTTAGGTTCTAATTTGATTTCCTGGTCAACCAAGAAGCAATCTACTATTTCAAAGTCTTCCACAGAAGCAGAGTATCGGGCTCTAGCATCTACAACAGCTGAATTAACCTGGATCAGTTTTGTTCTACGTGATATTGGTATTCCTCTTGCACAAGCTACatcattgttttgtgacaataaatcaGCTATTTCCCTCACAGCCAATCCTGTTTTGCATGCGCGAACAAAGCACATAGaagttaatttccattttgttCGTGAAAAGGTGTCTTCTGGTTCCATTTCTATCCAACATGTTCCAAGTCATCTTCAAGTAGCTGACATattcactaagtcactctcccACTCAGCTCATCTGTCTCTTCGcaccaaattgggaatgggaTTCCTCCCC
This region of Eucalyptus grandis isolate ANBG69807.140 chromosome 8, ASM1654582v1, whole genome shotgun sequence genomic DNA includes:
- the LOC104416098 gene encoding early nodulin-75-like, with the translated sequence MSPKNILVFFLLLVVLTTAALADHGPPHKPPPHKPPPHKPPPTEESTTLDQTLTTFDGGKKKPPPKEKPPMEETATLDEETLTTLDGGKPPKKKPPPIKPPPKHKPPAGVEDAHKPPGGYSRRPRPPPSN